Proteins encoded in a region of the Desulfurococcus sp. genome:
- a CDS encoding NADH-quinone oxidoreductase subunit H encodes MNPPELIVESIIYPGLMFIALLALLIEGIERKFVARLQSRMGPAYTGLRGFLQPFFDVIKLLGKEDLPPRGQDPIVPALLIASLSLAVFAALYVPWSGVTELDFQGDAILVPASLVLSTGLLYMASYSTHSPFNIVGGLRLLGLLASYEVAFVSLLAIPYAITGSLEIAEIRLQLWSSLASKPMLIPVWLAGLVLGFLLLLFESGKGPFDIAEAKTEVAGGIVADFSGRRLAFAHLTHRVQFATAIFYYASLFIAPPLSGFPGFLLLLVSGIIIAILIALISAASPRIRLVDIGRFSWGILVPVSLFLATIALII; translated from the coding sequence AGCACTGCTTGCGCTTTTAATTGAAGGTATTGAGCGGAAATTTGTTGCAAGACTCCAGAGTAGGATGGGGCCTGCTTACACCGGGCTTAGAGGGTTCCTGCAACCTTTTTTCGATGTAATCAAGCTACTCGGTAAGGAGGATCTACCACCTAGAGGTCAAGACCCAATAGTACCAGCCCTGCTCATCGCAAGTCTTAGTCTTGCAGTCTTCGCAGCACTTTACGTGCCCTGGAGCGGGGTTACCGAACTTGACTTTCAGGGTGATGCAATCCTTGTTCCCGCTTCTCTAGTTTTATCCACAGGTCTTCTCTACATGGCATCTTATTCGACCCACAGCCCCTTCAACATAGTTGGTGGTCTCCGTCTCCTTGGACTGCTAGCAAGTTATGAAGTAGCCTTCGTATCATTGCTGGCGATCCCTTACGCTATCACAGGCTCGCTTGAGATAGCTGAGATACGGCTACAGCTTTGGAGTAGCCTAGCATCCAAGCCCATGCTCATACCGGTCTGGTTAGCTGGGCTGGTACTCGGTTTCCTCCTACTGCTCTTTGAGAGCGGAAAAGGACCTTTCGATATAGCAGAGGCCAAGACAGAAGTGGCTGGTGGTATTGTAGCAGATTTCAGCGGACGCCGGCTAGCCTTCGCACATCTCACTCATAGAGTGCAATTCGCTACTGCCATCTTCTATTACGCTTCACTATTCATCGCGCCTCCTTTAAGCGGATTCCCCGGTTTCCTCCTCCTTCTTGTATCAGGGATAATCATAGCCATCTTAATTGCTCTTATATCAGCTGCTTCTCCAAGGATACGGCTGGTGGATATAGGGAGATTTTCCTGGGGTATACTCGTGCCAGTCTCACTTTTTCTTGCAACTATAGCTTTGATTATATGA